CCACAAAATACCTGAGAGAAGATGAGTACACGGTGCCCACCCTCCTTAAGGTTCTTGAGCATCTTCTGTAGCAGCAATAATTTCCCAGATGCTCGAATTAGGGCACTGCCATCATACATGCCATTAGGCATTTTAGGGGCTTCCTGAGGAAAGgagcacaaaagagaaaaacattgaaCCAAATGGAGCAACTCCAGCCCAGTGAGGAGCAAGAGAAGGCACAGCATACCATTGCAGCCACGGGAAAGAGGTATGGGTGGTTGCAGCACTTCTTCAGATCCATCACCACATTTAGCAGAGAAACCTGGTTGCCACCACCTCGAGCATTGAGTGCTTCAAAGTTTCGAGTGAGAATGTACTTGTAGTATTTCCTACGTGGACAAGACAGAAAGATCAGACTCAAGAGCTTTTATAGGACTCCTAACTTCACATGACTCATAATACCATCCCAAAGTCTGAGATCTTCCTCCCAACATACCTCACTTTGGGACCTAACAGATGGAACCCTAAtaagcaccagcaccaccatgtTAAATAAGGTATTCAACTAAATAAGAACTATGGCATCAAGTTTCTGGAGATCTTGCTTGCGCTGGTCACCAGATGCCCTGAAGCAAAGTATAGGGAGGAATCGGAAGCACTCTTCAGACTAGTAGGTGTCTAACTACTTTTACAAAATGGAGTCGATGCTTCTGAACCTTCTGACTCACTTCTGCATGGGGCTCAGCTCCACACGCACAATCAGTTCTGTCTTGGATGGCATATTCTTGAACACATCAGCTTTGAGACGCCGCAACATATGAGGGCCCAGCATATCATGCAGTTTTTTAATCTGGTCCTCCTTGGCAATGTCAGCAaactcctccaagaagccttctaAATtgcttcagaaagaaaggaaagtgatATAGGAAATGGGCAACAGGAAGATTTGAAGCAGAATTATCAGCTGATTATGGAGAAATGTACACTTACTGGAATCTCTCAGGGGTGAGAAAGTTGAGCAAATGAAACAACTCTTCTAGATTGTTTTGTAATGGAGTCCCAGTCAGCAACAGCTTGTGTTGGAGTGAGTAACCATTTAAGACCCGGAAGAACTGaagaagcagatggagaaggtAAAATTCAATGAAAAGAGGGCTCTGGTAAATTTCTGCAAACTGAGCTGTTTTGCTGCCCAATAGTTAagccctccccgctcccccatCTCTATCTCCCTTTTAAGGTCTGGCCACCAAGGGGAATCCCAAgtgaggagggaaggcagagagacCACTTcaccctttcctctcctcctagGTCCCCTCTTAATGAGTAGGTGGTACCAGAAAATTCAAACCAGGGGCCATaacctccctcctttccttcaccTTTGACTGATTGTTCTTGAGACGATGCGCTTCATCCACGATAAGGCAGGCCCAATCAATGGAACCCAAGATAGCCATGTCAATGGTGATCAATTCATAAGATGTCAGCAGCACGTGGAATTTCACAGATGCCTCTTTCTACACAAGGAGAAGACCTGGTCACTAATGTGCAACTCCTCAAATGCAGGTTAACCCAAGAGACTTATGGGGTCTTTCCTCCTCCCAATTGTTATCCTTCTGCCTCACCTCAGGGACTGAGGTCAGAAGAAGCAGTAAGCCCACAGCAACAACTCCCTCTAGGGTGCTCTCCCTCCCACTGAGATACCTTCATACGAGAGGCTTTCTTGCCACCACGAATGGCGTTGTCTTCAAAGGAGAACTCATTCTCTCGGATGATGGCACGGCTGTCTTTGTCACCCACATAGGTCACCACATACATATCTGGAGCCCACATTTCAAACTCCCGCTCCCAGTTGATGATGGTAGAAAGAGGGGCACTGACTAGGAAAGGGCCTTTGGAATGACCcttggagaaagaagaaaagtggcAGAGTAAGGACTGAAGGCCCCAGCATAGTACTGGCCTAGCACCCATCTCTACCACTGCCCACAAAGCCAGCCAAGGACCAGCATGTGTGCTGCTCCTACCCTTGCCTTTCTCTACGTACGTAAATGCCTTGTCTACTTCCCACAGCACAGCCACCTTTACAGAGAATTTAAAATCTGAGCCTTTCCTGTATGTCTTTCCATGCTAATTCCACTCACAACTCTCTTTATCTCAACAGGTATTTATTCCTCCAAGACTGAGGCTCTATGCATCTACCACTGACTCTACCCAGGTTGCCATCTCCCCAGTCTATCTCTGTGGACATGTGTCTACCTGACTGTCATTCAACAGTGTTCTTCAAGTTTTGTGAccaatttttccttccttttcctctctcctcaaaATGTGAAACGACCACAACATAAAATACCCACATAAAAAAACTAACAGCCCCAGCTTTCCTACCTCCTTGTAGAGAGAATAGAGGAAGACTGCTGTCTGGACAGTCTTCCCAAGGCCCATCTCATCAGCCAAGATGGTGTCGGTGCCTTGAGCCCAGGAGAAGCGCAACCAGTTCAAGCCCTCCATTTGATAGGGGTGCAGGGTTCCCCCTGTAGCATCCAGGTACTCTGGCTGTCGCTCATACTTCACTGTTGGCTGAAGGATGAAATGAAGGAAGTCAAGTGCCGGCAAGAACTCCCTTCTGTAAGGTAACAGATGCTTGCTCCTCACACATCCTCACTAGATTCTTAAGAGCCACAAAGATTGTGGGGGAGGGAAAGATCCCCAACAGCCATTGTAACTTTGTGTTTGATTTAGGATCCTCCAGGAAGGCAACTAACCTGTCAGACAGATGGGAGATCTTGGTCCTACAGATCCCTGATGAAAGATACATCGTAGCCTCCCTAGCAATACAGTAATTCTGCTAAGCAAGGTTCACCTGGTAAATAATCATATGTTCCCCCTAGGGTCATCTTTTTAACCTTAACAGCCCTTACATTATATTACACAAATAAAACCCAGAGAAACTGAGCCACTGAATTATGAGTCAGAAGACCCAGGTTCCAATACCAGTTTCATTAAAGTGTGGTTGTGTGACCCATCCCTAGATAATACTttctcaatcacaggaaacaccatctcctatgtttttatttttgatgatgcAAGAAGAAAATGATTCTAGCATATCCCTGGTTTAGAGCTGTGGAGAAGTAGGGAAGCATTCTACTCTGAAGTTACTATTGGCAGAGCATCAGTAAGAGCACCATCAGAGGACTAGAGCACATGAGATTTATCCTCCTACCCAACAAATTCTACCCTTTCTTCTGCCCCAACTCACATCAACTGTAGGAGTTTCAGGAGGCCTCTCCAACTTCCTCAGCTTCACCTTCTTGAGCTTCTTGCCTGGTCGTCCTTCCTCACCCCTCATTAACTCCCTAAAGAAGACAAACATCACACAGCTGTCTAGAGTCCTTCTCAATAAGAACAAACTCCACACCTCAGCAAAGCTGCCCACCTGTGGTTCCAATAGCTCTGCTTGAAGAGGTCGTAGTCCTgtatctccacatcctcactcTCCCAGGATGCCTGATCGTAGGGCAAGTCCCGCCATTTGATCAAGTAGTGGACGTGGCCCTTCTTGTCCACACTACAaggtcaaggagaaaaaaatcttcagagcCAGAAGGCCATGCCTCACTCTCAAAAAGTGCCAATAATGGGTATTCCAAAAACTAGACTTCTAGGAATGCCAGATGCCACATGTAATCAGAGTCTCTACTACACAGTCTTTGGACCTAAAATTACATCTAATCTATAGTCTTCTCCTGTGGCTCAAATACCAGGATTCAGTCAGTTAATAATATATCAAGTACACATCTCTTCCAAGTTTAAATCACCGGTGACATCCATTTTCTTAATCCCTTGGGCAGCAGTCTCTCAGTGGATATGCTGCCTACCTCCAATATGCCCAAGACCACCACCAGTCTGGCCCAGCTCCACTGGTACCTGTGGTTGAGAATTCGGTGGATCATCATCCACTCAGGTTTTATCCCATAGCGATAGAAGCGTTCCTCCATTTCTGCAAATTTAGGGTCTTTGTTCTTACGCTTCCGGCTCTTCTCTTCATCACCACCAAAGTCCCCAGAAGGTGGTTCATCCATATCATTCTTCCGCTGATAGTTTCGGAACATCACTTGACAGTGCAGCTCCAACTGCAGGCAGAGAGGATAGCAGTCACCAAGGAGTGGCATCCATCCACAAGGCTGTTTCTCACGACCCTCTTCCCTGCAGCCCCCAGATCTCTCACCTATCCCAGGTTTACCTGCAGTTCAGATACCCAGGAGCAGTGCCAATAAGACATGCCTTGCCACTTCACAAAGAATTGCCGCTCTGGCCGCCCCTCCAGGGGCTTGGGAGAGGGAGTATTGGGATCAGCATCTGGAGGCCGAGGCACTGGTGTGGGAGATGGTGGCTGACCCCATTTCCAGATTAGAATCTTCTGAACTTTGCCCTTAAGAGCTGgacactgagaaaaaaagaggattcaACACCAAATCATTACCAAGAGGAGGAAATGACACAGTTGGgaacctgactcttggttttggcttgggtcatggtctcggggtcatgggatcgaggaCTCTGCTTGAGTTGCTCTCCTCACCTCCACCCTTGCACCCCCACTCGTGCACTtacatgctctcactctctctcttaaataaataaatgataaaaactttaaaatctcaaaaaaaaaaatttaaatctcatttcaAGAAGGACCACtctaagtaaataataatagaacTCCTGCTCTACTTCTGGACTTCATCCAGTACCTGAGTGACCCTATTGCTACTATATGTTTAACAAGGCCAGTAACTAGACTTCAACAACAAACCAGAACAAGGAAAGCACAGAAAGCCCCAAGACTTGGATCCCAAAATTCCTCTCATAACCAACTGACAAGCAATTAAGTGACTCTACTAACCATTTTAAACTACTAagaccttggggcacctgggtggctcagttgcttaagcatctgccttttgcttgggtcatgatcccagggtcctgggttccagccccatgtagggctccctgctcagcaggagtctgcttctccctctttccctgctcttccccttgctcattctctctctctcaaataaataaataaaatattttaaaaaataaagtaaaataaaataagctaccAAGACCTCAAGGCTGGGTGCCAAGACAGGGTGGATGCTCTAAGCTAGAAGCACAACCCTTAAGAGAGCTGGCAAAACATCAACTCCTCTATTCAAAGTTAGTCCTACGTTTTCCCAGACtatgtgagaaaggaaaataacttgTCTCAGGGCTAAAAGACAAAGAGTTCTCCAATGACCTCTCCTGCACCTCAGCGCCCCTCCCCCGCCAAGCCGACACATGAAAGAGGTATACCCTTCTGCTAGACTGCACTACCCACACCTCCCACCTTTGCTGGGGTCAATCACTCACCGTACAACGGGGACAGAGCCATTCACCATTAGGGATCTCTGGCAGTGGGGGGTTCAGGCAGTGGATGTGGTAAGATGAAGGACAAGTGTCGCAGCAGAGCAACTCCCCACCATCCTTACAGACACGACAGAATTCCATATGGTGGTCATCCTCCTCTTCAGGATCTCCTCCAACCTCTTCCAGGATCTCCTCACCTTCTGAATTGTCCTCTTTAGCCTCCCACTGGATGCCTTCCTTCTCCTGCAGTAAAGGACCAGAGTCagatcaccaccaccccccacccacccaaatcAGAACCACACCCATTCTTTTGAATGCTTCCCAAAGTCCACACCAGGAACACCACCCAGGCCCAAAAAAACCTCATCATCCCACCCTTCCTCTCAAGGGTTCCAAAGGGCCACACAATGGCCAGGTACTCACGCAGTGTGGACAGCTCCACTTGCCCTCAGGAGCCTTCTCCATATCCGGATCCAGGCAGACCATGTGGTAAGCTCGGGGACAGGTATCACACAGGATGATCTCACCGCCTTGCTGGCACACCTCGCAATAGTCCTGGTGGTCTGTCTCATAACCATCCACAGCAGTCACCTCCTCCTCGCCTGGGCAAGGAAGAGGGAAAGCCCagttattagaaaaaaactacctccccccgccccctctaaaataaacttAACCCTGATCTCCTTAGGGAGATTCTTCCCCAATCATTCCCACCCTATCCcattcacacacagacacaaaaaagaaacacacctttctttttctttttagtggttCGGAGTTTCTTGCGGCTGCGGCTACTGCGGCTGGTGGAACCGTCAGAAACAGAATAGCTATTGATACTGGCATCATCGAAGTCAGATTCCACATCTAAGTCATCATCCTCACTCtggcagaatgaaaagaaagaaagttagagGTTGAAGCCAAGGGAAAGGAGAATGCTAGAGAAGGGATCACTCTCTTACTAAGGGTGCTAGAACCCCAGCCAGGACAGTCAAGTAAGAAGCCTAGTCACCTTGTTGTGGAGCCACCTGTCCCCATTCTTACATGCCTACTATAAAGGCTAGACTCTGACATAAAGTAACATCATTATTAGATAAGACACCCTCACCAAAGGGATGGGTTGGGCTCTCACCGAGGATCTCTTACGCTTAGAACCAAAACCTCCCAGCTTGATTTTCAGGGGAGCTACTTTCTTAGGTTTAGGCTTCTTGGCATCAGGTACACGAGGGCTGCCCTTTGGCTTCCTCCGAGCATTGGGACCTAAAGATCAGAAAAGCACAAGTAAGATAGTATAATCCAAATGCATGACAAGGTAGAAGATGGGGAAGATGATAAAATATTCTCCACCTAAGCTGGTTTCCCCATGTTCAGCTTCCCAAACCTCCTAAATCCAGGACTCATTTCTCCCTCACACTCCTCTATCTTTAGGCTAACAGAGCAGCACCCCCATGCTTCCTCTAACTTCAACAATCCCAAGCCCATGTCAGTCCCGCCTTGCATTGGATCCCATTTCACCTTTGCCCTCCTTGGTCTTGGCCTTGCGGATAGGGACCTCCACCGGGGGAGGAGGTGGTGCAACTTCAGTGGCCGTCACCATGCTCTCCACCACAGCcaccgctgctgctgctgctgccgccactGAAGCCCCAGAACTGCCTTTGAAGGGATTGTTGGTGCTGAACTCACGCCACTTTGCACCCAAAACCATCATCATTTTGGAGACAGCAATCTTGGGATTTTTGGCAGCAATGAGGGGCCTGGGGGACAAATGGACAAgaacaacaaagtgaaaagaagtttaagaataaaagagagagaaagagaagtaagaAGAGATCATACAAGCACTCTCCTCTCCCAGGCCCAAGACGCTCTTGTTTACCGGACAAATTGGCTGAAGGCCTTGTAGTTGGTGAGGGTACGATAATCCTCCTCTGAGAACACATGGTCAATGTCTTCCATGCCCCAGTCTTCTAGGAGCTGAGCAGATGATTTAGGCTCCTGCAGAGAGAGCAAGGTCAAAGACCTGACACCTAGTACCCACACTTGCTAAAGAGAATCTGAGCTGAGATGAAGGCTTGCAAGACCAgggaagaagagcaaagagaaaatcatttCAAACGGGGAGAGAAGAGCACTAAGGGGCAGGGTATTATCTGGGAGATAAAGGACAGAAGTGGACAGCAAGCACAGAGGAAAGGACAGAGGTCCAAGGCACCTTTGAATCATCGTCGTCgtcatcctcttcttcctcttccttccgcttggatttgctcttcttttctttcttaggtccaagcttcttcttcttcttcttgccaGGGGTATAGTCGCTGCCCTCACTGTCTGAGCGAAGagccacctcttcctcctcctccacaaaCTCCGGCCCCTCCCCAGAGCTGTCCCCCAGCTGCCGGCATAAGAGCATACGctggagcagggaagggggagagggagagggagacagacacacacatgctaCACACATGCTGACCTCAGGACAGCCCTGAGGCTCATCCCCAGGGCTGAGGACCTCAGGACCTGGCCCACCATTctagaagaagaaacaaatgccCCTCCTACCCCTCGACCATTCTCAGAGCTGCTCCCTTCTTCTTATTATTCCCCAAAACATCCAGTCACCCACTCACCTCCTTTTTTTGGCGCTTGCTCTTAGGGATTTTAGGGTCCCGAGGTTTCTtaggctttttcttcttcttgagcTTTGGAGTCTCTGCTTCTGACAAATCCTCTTCTGGGTCCTCTtcattttctacatatatttggCAGAGAAAGACAGGTAGAGAAAAGATCAATAGCAAAAGGTTAGAGCCTAATCCAGAGGCTTTAGACTTTATTCCCCCACCTCTTGTCCCAGATTCCACTGAAGAGAACTGCTATACTCTCCACAGAAGGAAGCTGATACTCAggacaaaaacagacaaagagagagctgTATATACCCGAAATAGGCCTGCCAGGCCAGACCAGGCCCACCTCGGGCAGCTGTCCAGACCCCTGCCTCCTTTCCCTCATCTCTAACAGGAGTCCTCTATATGTTCACCAGTGCAGCTCCAGCAAGCTGCTTAGAATTAACCAAATAAGAGAAATATATCTAGCCCTCCTCTAACTGCCCACCAAATATTCTACAAAGcaaggaatgaaaatgaaagagcCTATCAGTGCAGGGGGCCCAGAAACCACACCCTTGACTACCCACTCTGGGTCATCACTGCTCAAAACCACCAGAATCCTCAAGCCCCAGGTTCAGTTGTCCGCCCAATATCACACCCACTCCCAAACATAATTTCCTTTCCCCATCTCCAGCTCTACTGTTCCTCCCCAGCTTCTCCTGGGTCAGTAGCCTCTTCTCCCCAGGGGCCCAAATCAGCCCAGCTGTCACCAtctcctccacacacacccccatcctcctcccatctggctccacctccttccctggCTGGGAGCACACACAAAGCCTAGGGTAATACTGAGAGCTCCTGGGCAGGGCTaggtgggaaggggcacagggggaggagaaggCCAGGACGCAGCTTCCTTTGTAACTAACACACATTCACACcaactccctcctccctcctctctctccttcttcctaaGCCACCCCCGCCCAGGGAGGCGGGagtggagagaaggagggagtgcCTCACCCACTGAAGAGAGGGAAAATGGCTCCTGACCGCAAAAGCCAGCCCAGGGCACCCAGCTGCCAACATAGGACAGGAAGTAGCAGGGGAGAGGGGGTTGGGTTGAGAGAGGTAGCCGAGGAAAGACTACCCTCACAAGACTTCCCAAATTGCTACCTGGCCCTAGGTCCACATACCACTTCTCCTAACACCTATTTTGGGATGACACAGTTCTCAACAAGCCACTTTAATGTCCTAGGCAAGGAAACCCAAGACAAACATGAAGGGTAATACTACAAGAAAGACTGGGTCACTGCCtcaatcataattatttttccaatcaTCAGAACTAAGATTTAACAAAGGCTCAGTGGAGCTGTGGTCACAGCATGCAACTTTCTTGAATTTTTGATACCCAAAAAATTTAGCTTGAGGAATGGGAGACCAGAAGAAGTCTCCACAACTCAGTTCCCTTCTCACCACCTACCTCCTCAAGAGTCCAAGCCATAGGCCCTAAACTACCTCTCACAGATTAGAAGTAGCCACCTATCCAGCATATGTGATGTTCACACGAAGAAAAGAAGAGCAGCACCTGGACAGTGCGGGACAAtatgcttccttctcttc
This genomic interval from Vulpes lagopus strain Blue_001 chromosome 21, ASM1834538v1, whole genome shotgun sequence contains the following:
- the CHD4 gene encoding chromodomain-helicase-DNA-binding protein 4 isoform X4; this encodes MASGLGSPSPCSAGSEEEDMDALLNNSLPPPHPENEEDPEEDLSEAETPKLKKKKKPKKPRDPKIPKSKRQKKERMLLCRQLGDSSGEGPEFVEEEEEVALRSDSEGSDYTPGKKKKKKLGPKKEKKSKSKRKEEEEEDDDDDDSKEPKSSAQLLEDWGMEDIDHVFSEEDYRTLTNYKAFSQFVRPLIAAKNPKIAVSKMMMVLGAKWREFSTNNPFKGSSGASVAAAAAAAVAVVESMVTATEVAPPPPPVEVPIRKAKTKEGKGPNARRKPKGSPRVPDAKKPKPKKVAPLKIKLGGFGSKRKRSSSEDDDLDVESDFDDASINSYSVSDGSTSRSSRSRKKLRTTKKKKKGEEEVTAVDGYETDHQDYCEVCQQGGEIILCDTCPRAYHMVCLDPDMEKAPEGKWSCPHCEKEGIQWEAKEDNSEGEEILEEVGGDPEEEDDHHMEFCRVCKDGGELLCCDTCPSSYHIHCLNPPLPEIPNGEWLCPRCTCPALKGKVQKILIWKWGQPPSPTPVPRPPDADPNTPSPKPLEGRPERQFFVKWQGMSYWHCSWVSELQLELHCQVMFRNYQRKNDMDEPPSGDFGGDEEKSRKRKNKDPKFAEMEERFYRYGIKPEWMMIHRILNHSVDKKGHVHYLIKWRDLPYDQASWESEDVEIQDYDLFKQSYWNHRELMRGEEGRPGKKLKKVKLRKLERPPETPTVDPTVKYERQPEYLDATGGTLHPYQMEGLNWLRFSWAQGTDTILADEMGLGKTVQTAVFLYSLYKEGHSKGPFLVSAPLSTIINWEREFEMWAPDMYVVTYVGDKDSRAIIRENEFSFEDNAIRGGKKASRMKKEASVKFHVLLTSYELITIDMAILGSIDWACLIVDEAHRLKNNQSKFFRVLNGYSLQHKLLLTGTPLQNNLEELFHLLNFLTPERFHNLEGFLEEFADIAKEDQIKKLHDMLGPHMLRRLKADVFKNMPSKTELIVRVELSPMQKKYYKYILTRNFEALNARGGGNQVSLLNVVMDLKKCCNHPYLFPVAAMEAPKMPNGMYDGSALIRASGKLLLLQKMLKNLKEGGHRVLIFSQMTKMLDLLEDFLEHEGYKYERIDGGITGNMRQEAIDRFNAPGAQQFCFLLSTRAGGLGINLATADTVIIYDSDWNPHNDIQAFSRAHRIGQNKKVMIYRFVTRASVEERITQVAKKKMMLTHLVVRPGLGSKTGSMSKQELDDILKFGTEELFKDEATDGGGDNKEGEDSSVIHYDDKAIERLLDRNQDETEDTELQGMNEYLSSFKVAQYVVREEEMGEEEVEREIIKQEESVDPDYWEKLLRHHYEQQQEDLARNLGKGKRIRKQVNYNDGSQEDRDWQDDQSDNQSDYSVASEEGDEDFDERSEAPRRPSRKGLRNDKDKPLPPLLARVGGNIEVLGFNARQRKAFLNAIMRYGMPPQDAFTTQWLVRDLRGKSEKEFKAYVSLFMRHLCEPGADGAETFADGVPREGLSRQHVLTRIGVMSLIRKKVQEFEHVNGRWSMPELAEVEENKKMSQPGSPSPKTPTPSTPGDTQPNTPAPAPPAEDGIKIEENSLKEEESVEGEKEVKSTAPEATVECTQPPAPASEDEKVLVEPPEVEEKVEKAEVKERTEEPMETEPKGVADVEKVEEKSAVDLTPIVVEDKEEKKEEEEKKEVMLQNGETPKDLNDEKQKKNIKQRFMFNIADGGFTELHSLWQNEERAATVTKKTYEIWHRRHDYWLLAGIINHGYARWQDIQNDPRYAILNEPFKGEMNRGNFLEIKNKFLARRFKLLEQALVIEEQLRRAAYLNMSEDPSHPSMALNTRFAEVECLAESHQHLSKESMAGNKPANAVLHKGILKQLEELLSDMKADVTRLPATIARIPPVAVRLQMSERNILSRLANRAPEPTPQQVAQQQ
- the CHD4 gene encoding chromodomain-helicase-DNA-binding protein 4 isoform X6, giving the protein MASGLGSPSPCSAGSEEEDMDALLNNSLPPPHPENEEDPEEDLSEAETPKLKKKKKPKKPRDPKIPKSKRQKKELGDSSGEGPEFVEEEEEVALRSDSEGSDYTPGKKKKKKLGPKKEKKSKSKRKEEEEEDDDDDDSKEPKSSAQLLEDWGMEDIDHVFSEEDYRTLTNYKAFSQFVRPLIAAKNPKIAVSKMMMVLGAKWREFSTNNPFKGSSGASVAAAAAAAVAVVESMVTATEVAPPPPPVEVPIRKAKTKEGKGPNARRKPKGSPRVPDAKKPKPKKVAPLKIKLGGFGSKRKRSSSEDDDLDVESDFDDASINSYSVSDGSTSRSSRSRKKLRTTKKKKKGEEEVTAVDGYETDHQDYCEVCQQGGEIILCDTCPRAYHMVCLDPDMEKAPEGKWSCPHCEKEGIQWEAKEDNSEGEEILEEVGGDPEEEDDHHMEFCRVCKDGGELLCCDTCPSSYHIHCLNPPLPEIPNGEWLCPRCTCPALKGKVQKILIWKWGQPPSPTPVPRPPDADPNTPSPKPLEGRPERQFFVKWQGMSYWHCSWVSELQLELHCQVMFRNYQRKNDMDEPPSGDFGGDEEKSRKRKNKDPKFAEMEERFYRYGIKPEWMMIHRILNHSVDKKGHVHYLIKWRDLPYDQASWESEDVEIQDYDLFKQSYWNHRELMRGEEGRPGKKLKKVKLRKLERPPETPTVDPTVKYERQPEYLDATGGTLHPYQMEGLNWLRFSWAQGTDTILADEMGLGKTVQTAVFLYSLYKEGHSKGPFLVSAPLSTIINWEREFEMWAPDMYVVTYVGDKDSRAIIRENEFSFEDNAIRGGKKASRMKKEASVKFHVLLTSYELITIDMAILGSIDWACLIVDEAHRLKNNQSKFFRVLNGYSLQHKLLLTGTPLQNNLEELFHLLNFLTPERFHNLEGFLEEFADIAKEDQIKKLHDMLGPHMLRRLKADVFKNMPSKTELIVRVELSPMQKKYYKYILTRNFEALNARGGGNQVSLLNVVMDLKKCCNHPYLFPVAAMEAPKMPNGMYDGSALIRASGKLLLLQKMLKNLKEGGHRVLIFSQMTKMLDLLEDFLEHEGYKYERIDGGITGNMRQEAIDRFNAPGAQQFCFLLSTRAGGLGINLATADTVIIYDSDWNPHNDIQAFSRAHRIGQNKKVMIYRFVTRASVEERITQVAKKKMMLTHLVVRPGLGSKTGSMSKQELDDILKFGTEELFKDEATDGGGDNKEGEDSSVIHYDDKAIERLLDRNQDETEDTELQGMNEYLSSFKVAQYVVREEEMGEEEEVEREIIKQEESVDPDYWEKLLRHHYEQQQEDLARNLGKGKRIRKQVNYNDGSQEDRDWQDDQSDNQSDYSVASEEGDEDFDERSEAPRRPSRKGLRNDKDKPLPPLLARVGGNIEVLGFNARQRKAFLNAIMRYGMPPQDAFTTQWLVRDLRGKSEKEFKAYVSLFMRHLCEPGADGAETFADGVPREGLSRQHVLTRIGVMSLIRKKVQEFEHVNGRWSMPELAEVEENKKMSQPGSPSPKTPTPSTPGDTQPNTPAPAPPAEDGIKIEENSLKEEESVEGEKEVKSTAPEATVECTQPPAPASEDEKVLVEPPEVEEKVEKAEVKERTEEPMETEPKGVADVEKVEEKSAVDLTPIVVEDKEEKKEEEEKKEVMLQNGETPKDLNDEKQKKNIKQRFMFNIADGGFTELHSLWQNEERAATVTKKTYEIWHRRHDYWLLAGIINHGYARWQDIQNDPRYAILNEPFKGEMNRGNFLEIKNKFLARRFKLLEQALVIEEQLRRAAYLNMSEDPSHPSMALNTRFAEVECLAESHQHLSKESMAGNKPANAVLHKVLKQLEELLSDMKADVTRLPATIARIPPVAVRLQMSERNILSRLANRAPEPTPQQVAQQQ
- the CHD4 gene encoding chromodomain-helicase-DNA-binding protein 4 isoform X3 — protein: MASGLGSPSPCSAGSEEEDMDALLNNSLPPPHPENEEDPEEDLSEAETPKLKKKKKPKKPRDPKIPKSKRQKKERMLLCRQLGDSSGEGPEFVEEEEEVALRSDSEGSDYTPGKKKKKKLGPKKEKKSKSKRKEEEEEDDDDDDSKEPKSSAQLLEDWGMEDIDHVFSEEDYRTLTNYKAFSQFVRPLIAAKNPKIAVSKMMMVLGAKWREFSTNNPFKGSSGASVAAAAAAAVAVVESMVTATEVAPPPPPVEVPIRKAKTKEGKGPNARRKPKGSPRVPDAKKPKPKKVAPLKIKLGGFGSKRKRSSSEDDDLDVESDFDDASINSYSVSDGSTSRSSRSRKKLRTTKKKKKGEEEVTAVDGYETDHQDYCEVCQQGGEIILCDTCPRAYHMVCLDPDMEKAPEGKWSCPHCEKEGIQWEAKEDNSEGEEILEEVGGDPEEEDDHHMEFCRVCKDGGELLCCDTCPSSYHIHCLNPPLPEIPNGEWLCPRCTCPALKGKVQKILIWKWGQPPSPTPVPRPPDADPNTPSPKPLEGRPERQFFVKWQGMSYWHCSWVSELQLELHCQVMFRNYQRKNDMDEPPSGDFGGDEEKSRKRKNKDPKFAEMEERFYRYGIKPEWMMIHRILNHSVDKKGHVHYLIKWRDLPYDQASWESEDVEIQDYDLFKQSYWNHRELMRGEEGRPGKKLKKVKLRKLERPPETPTVDPTVKYERQPEYLDATGGTLHPYQMEGLNWLRFSWAQGTDTILADEMGLGKTVQTAVFLYSLYKEGHSKGPFLVSAPLSTIINWEREFEMWAPDMYVVTYVGDKDSRAIIRENEFSFEDNAIRGGKKASRMKKEASVKFHVLLTSYELITIDMAILGSIDWACLIVDEAHRLKNNQSKFFRVLNGYSLQHKLLLTGTPLQNNLEELFHLLNFLTPERFHNLEGFLEEFADIAKEDQIKKLHDMLGPHMLRRLKADVFKNMPSKTELIVRVELSPMQKKYYKYILTRNFEALNARGGGNQVSLLNVVMDLKKCCNHPYLFPVAAMEAPKMPNGMYDGSALIRASGKLLLLQKMLKNLKEGGHRVLIFSQMTKMLDLLEDFLEHEGYKYERIDGGITGNMRQEAIDRFNAPGAQQFCFLLSTRAGGLGINLATADTVIIYDSDWNPHNDIQAFSRAHRIGQNKKVMIYRFVTRASVEERITQVAKKKMMLTHLVVRPGLGSKTGSMSKQELDDILKFGTEELFKDEATDGGGDNKEGEDSSVIHYDDKAIERLLDRNQDETEDTELQGMNEYLSSFKVAQYVVREEEMGEEEEVEREIIKQEESVDPDYWEKLLRHHYEQQQEDLARNLGKGKRIRKQVNYNDGSQEDRDWQDDQSDNQSDYSVASEEGDEDFDERSEAPRRPSRKGLRNDKDKPLPPLLARVGGNIEVLGFNARQRKAFLNAIMRYGMPPQDAFTTQWLVRDLRGKSEKEFKAYVSLFMRHLCEPGADGAETFADGVPREGLSRQHVLTRIGVMSLIRKKVQEFEHVNGRWSMPELAEVEENKKMSQPGSPSPKTPTPSTPGDTQPNTPAPAPPAEDGIKIEENSLKEEESVEGEKEVKSTAPEATVECTQPPAPASEDEKVLVEPPEVEEKVEKAEVKERTEEPMETEPKGVADVEKVEEKSAVDLTPIVVEDKEEKKEEEEKKEVMLQNGETPKDLNDEKQKKNIKQRFMFNIADGGFTELHSLWQNEERAATVTKKTYEIWHRRHDYWLLAGIINHGYARWQDIQNDPRYAILNEPFKGEMNRGNFLEIKNKFLARRFKLLEQALVIEEQLRRAAYLNMSEDPSHPSMALNTRFAEVECLAESHQHLSKESMAGNKPANAVLHKVLKQLEELLSDMKADVTRLPATIARIPPVAVRLQMSERNILSRLANRAPEPTPQQVAQQQ